GACCGGCACAGGCTTCTTCGCGGCCCTCCGCGCAGTGAGCACAGCTGCCGCACGCGACCGCGGGATACACAGCCACTCGGTCTCCGACCCGGACGGACTCCACTCCGTCTCCCAAGGCGGCCACGACGCCGGAGTGGTCCGCGCCGAGGACGTGGGGCAGCTGGAAACGGGCGTAGGGGTGGTGGCCCGCCCGCGCCGTGAGGTCGAGCAGCCGGCCGATGCCGACCGCCGCGACCTGCACCAGGACGTCGCCGGGGCCGGGGCGGGGGATGCCGATCGTGGCCTCTTCCAGGACGTCGGGCGTTCCGAAACGGCGGAACACCATGGCGCGCATGGTTTCGGGTACGGGCATCGGCTCGGGCCAGCCGTGCGCCGAGGCGACCGCAGTGCTGTTCATGACGCCACCACCTTGTTCTGCAGCCGGCCGATCCGTTCGATCTCGACGACGACGTCGTCCCCGGCCGCGAGGAACTCCCCCCGCGGCACTCCGCAGCCGGCCGGTGTTCCGGTGAGGATGACGTCCCCGGGTTCCAGCCTGGTGAGACGGCTGGCCGCCGCGACCACCTCGTGTATCGGCACCATCATCTGCGCGGTCGAGGAGTCCTGCTTCACCACGCCGTTGACACTGAGCCGGATCCGCAGGTTCTGCGGGTCGGGAATCTGCCAGGCGGGCACGAGTCCCGGGCCGAGCGGGCAGAAACCGTCCTGTCCCTTGTGGCCGAGCCAGTCGTAGGCGAACGGTTCTGCCACCGGCATCGCCGAGGTGAGGCGGTCCCGGGCGGAGATGTCGTTTGCCGCCAGGTAGCCGGCCATGTGGTCGAGTGCCTGCTCGCATGCGATGTCGCGCCCGGCCCGCCCGATGACGACGGCGAGCTCGGCCTCCCAGTCGACACGGGCGCCGGCGTAGCCGGGCAGCGGCACCGGGTCTCCCGGTCCCGTCACGGTCGTCGTCGGCGGCTTGAGGAAGAAGAACGGCTCGCCCAGCGCGTCGGGGCGCTCGATGCCCATTTCGGCGACGTGGTCCCAGTAGTTGGCGCCCGCGCAGAGCACCTTGCCCGGATACGTCAGCGGGGGAGCGAGCCGGGCACCGGCGACGGCTTCCGACACTGCCGGGGTCCAGTCGCGCAGCGATGGCGCGAGTGAGTCCCAGTGGCCCAGCGCCTCCATCAGCGTGAGACCCGCGATCTCGGGCGGCGCTTGAACCACAGTGCCGTTGACGCCCACGCCGACGGTGACCGTCTCCGAGTCGTCGACCCGATACTGCACCAGCGACCATTGAGGCGGTTTCATGGCTCCTCCAACAAGCGGCTCTCTAGGCCAGCTGAACCATAGTGCATACACATTGGCTCGTGAAGGGTGGGCGTCCATGTCGCGCGAAGTGGACGCATCGGGCAGAGCAGGACCGCCGTTCCAAAGGTCGGAAATGGTTGCCTCTGAAGTCTGGACGCCAATCAGTAAAGGTGCACACACTTGGAGAGGGTGGAGTTCGCTACGACGCGGGTCCACCAGAACCATGAGGAGTGCACATGTTGCGTGTCAAAGGTCTTCTGCACTACGGACTCCAAGTGCCGTCGCTGGACGCGGGTGAAAGCTTCTACAGCGCGTTCGGACTGGAGACGGCGGAGCGTGGCAACGCGGTGGTGATCCGCTGCGACGGCCGGGAGCAGGACCAGACGGTGCTGATGGAGGGACCGGTCAAGCGGCTCCATCACGTGGCTTTCGCCGTGGAGCCGGGCTCGCTGCCCGCGTGGCAGCGCCACCTGGAAGGCCTCGGGGTGAAGCTGCTCGACGCGCCCGCCGACGTGCCCGGCGGGCTGTGGCTGCGCGATCACGAGGGCAACCTGATCAACCTCCGTGACGAGGGGGTCGCCCCTTGGCGCGACTTCGGCACCACGGACGCGCAGGACGCCAACGTCGGCGACCGCAGGCGCCGGGTCGACCACGCGCGCTGGCTGGACGCGAACGAGAAGCCCCGCCCCCAGCGCCTCGGGCACATGCTGATCTTCAGCACCGATCTGGACGCCTCCGAAGTCTTCTACTCCCGCACCCTCGGGTTGCGCCTGTCGGACCGCATCCGAGGGATCGCGACCTTCATGAACTCCGGGCCCGGCGACCACCACGTCTTCGGCTTCGTCCCGGGAACGCACCCCGGCCTGCACCATTCCAGCTGGATGGTCGCCGACATCGACCAGATCGCCATGGGCGCGCGGAACATGGCCGCCTCGGGCTACTCCAAGGGCTGGGGCCTGGGCCGGCACACCCTCGGTTCGAACCTCTTCCACTACGTCCAGGACCCTTGGGGCAGTTGGATCGAGTACTCCGGCGACATGGACTGCATCACCGAGAACTGGAAACCGAACGACTGGGACTGCCCGCCCGCCGTATGGAGCCCCGACATGCCGGCCGACTTCATCACCAACCAGGAAGAGAAGCCCTTCTGACGCCGTCGCAGGGCTGTTCGGTAACCGGTCAGGGGAGTGCGGTGGCGGTACGGCCCGATGTGACACGGAGGAGGTCGAGATTTCCCGCGTCGCTGCTTCCCATCGCTGCCGTGTAGGTGACCATGCGCAGGTCGGCGCCGGGGACGATGAGGACGTCGCAGTCGAGCAGGATGTCGCCGATCTCCGGATGCCGGATCGTCTTGCGGTCGGTCGTGTGCTGGATGGCGGCCGTCTGCGTGGCCCAGAGACGAGCGAACGCGTCGGAGACCTCTCGCAGTTCCTGCACGAGACGACCGAGCTGGGCGTCCGCGGGGTAGCGGGACACGGCGTCTTTGAGGTCGGCGACGATCGACGCCTCGAACGCGTCCTGTCCCCGCTCGGACCGGACGTCGAGCATCGCGGCGTGCGCGGCGCCGTTGCCGAACAGGGCGCGGGCGAGGTTGCGTTCGGTGGTCGGTACAAGGGCGGGGTCGCCGTGCAGGGCGCTCCACGTGGTGTTCCACCACACCAGGGTCCAGTCGGCCGTGAACACGCCGATCGGGACGTCGCCCAAGCGCGCGGCGAGCCGCTGGATCCCCGGCGGCACATGGGTGCTGACCGTCCCGTCCTGGGGCGGCAGAAGCCCGGCGCTCCGGTACAGCTGGTCGCGCTCGGTGCGGGAGAGCTGCAGGGCCCGGGCGAGGGCGCCGACGACCTGGCCGGAGGGGTTCTTCGCGCGTGACTGTTCCAGACGCAGGACGTAGTCGACGGAAAGCCCGGCCAGCTGCGCCAGTTCCTCGCGGCGCAGCCCCGGTGCGCGACGGCCGTCCGTGACGGTGAAGCCGGCGTCGGTCGGACAGAGGCGGTCGCGCCAGGTGCGCAGGAGCGCGGCGAAATCGGAGCGGGAGTCCGAGCGGGAGGAATCCATGGGTTCATTCTCGCCGCGCGGCGCAGCGTCAGCCTGGGTACTGCCAGTCCTAGTGACGGGGACGGCACTGGTTGGCGTCGGCGCAAGTGGCGAACGTGGAGTTGTGCCCGAGCCGGGCGCCATCGCCTGACGTTGACCGGGCGCCATCGCCTGACCGTTGAGGAGCCCCGTTACCTTTTTCGTGGCCCCGCAATGGGGCGCCTGGCCCCCGGGTCCGGTATGGCTGTGTGCCCCCTGTCGTACGGATGACCTGGGGGGTGTTGCCGCCGGGCTTCGGGGCACCGCTTGACCGCTGATGAGGGGCCTGACGACCGCCTGGTCCGGCGCAATGCCGGGCCGTTTCACTGGTGGCATGTCTGCGTAACGTGGTTGCCGGCGTGTGGTGCCGCAGGGACGGCCGGGAGTTGAGGAGACGAGTGGCGAGGGGCACGCGTACATGGTCGACACGACCGCGATAGATCTTTTCCTCGGCCTGGACCTGGGCAAGGAGTTCCACCACGCCCACGGCCGGACCGAAGACGGCAGAACCGTGCACGACAAGCGGCTGCCCAACACCGAGCCGAAACTGCTGGAGCTGTTCACCAGGCTGGTGGCGAAGTTCGGCACTGTCCTGGTGATCGTGGACCAGGTCGCCAACATCGGCGCGCTGCCGCTGACGGTGGCCCGCGCGGCCGGCTGCCGGGTGGCCTACCTGCCCGGGCTGTCGATGCGGCGGGCCGCCGACCTGCACCCGGGCGAGGCCAAGACCGACGCCCGCGACGCGTTCGTGATCGCCGAGACCGCCCGCACCATGCCGCACACCCTGCGCGCGGTGGACCGCGACGACGAGGTGCTGGCCGAGCTGACCATGCTCACCGGCTACGACAACGACCTGGCCGGCGAGGTCAACCGCGCCACCAACCGGCTGCGCGGCCTGCTCTCTCAGATCCACCCCTCTCTCGAGCGTGTGCTCGGCCCGCGCCTGGCCTACCCCTATATCCAGGCGCTCCTCCAACGGCACGGCTCCCCGGCGAGACTGAGGAAACTGGGCCGGGCCCGCTGCGAGGCCCTGCTCAAGGTGCACGGTTCGCGCAAGGCCCACCACCTGACCGCAGAGATCTTCGACGCGCTCGCCGAGCAGACCCTTGTCGTGCCGGGCACCGAGGCATCCGCGCTGATCGTGCCGGGACTCGCCGCCCAGCTCGCCGCCGCCCACACCCAGCGCCGCCAGGCCGAGCAGGAGATCGCCGCCCTGCTGGAGGCCCTCCCTCTTTTCCACCTCCTGACCTCCCTGCCCGGCCTGGGCGTCAGGACCACAGCGGCCGTGATCGTCGCGATCGGCGACGGCACCGGCTTCCCCACCGCCGGACACCTCGCCTCCTACGCCGGACTCGCCCCCGCCACGAAGTCCTCGGGCACCTCCATCCGCGGCGAGCACGCACCCCACCGCGGCAACCGGCTCCTCAAACGCGCCCTGTTCCAGGCCGCGTTCGCCGCGATCGGCTGCAAAGCCGACCCGTCCTCCCGGATCTACTACGACCGGCAACGCGCACGCGGCAAGACCCACACCCAGGCGATCCTCCGCCTGGCCCGCCAGCGCGTGAACGTCATCCACGCCATGATCCGCACCGGGGCCCTCTACGAAGCACGCACCCCGAACGACGTCGACCTCGCCGCCTGACGACTCCACCGCCCCTACCCTCCAAGCCCCATCACGCCCGCGCACCGGCACGGCCACTCCGGCCCTGCCGGCCACCGGGATGCCCATCAGCCACCCGATCCGCCAGGAACATCCCGCTTCGCGGGACGTTCCCGAAAACCACGATCAACCCCTACAAGCCGACCCCCCGGGGTTGACGAAACAGATAGGGGCACCCCCCATGCAGCACACCATCGTGATGACGGGCGCGAGCCGCGGGATCGGCCGCGTCGCCGCGGAGCACCTCCTGTGCCGGTCGCCGGACGTGCACCTGCTCGTCGTCGCCCGAGGCTCCTCCGGCGCACAACTCGCCGCGGAACTCGCCACGGGCGGGCACACGGTCTCCCACGTCTCGGCGGACCTCTGCTCGCTTCCCAGCGTCCGCTCGGCCGCCACCGGGATCCGCGACCGGCTCGACAAGGGTGAACTCCCGCCGCTGCGCGGCTTCGTGGGCAACGCGGGCACGCAGTACACGAACGCGCTCACCGAGACACCCGAAGGTTTCGAGTCCACCTTCGCCGTCAACGTACTCGCCAACCACCTGTTCGTCCGCCTGCTCCAGGACCGCTTCGCCGCGCCCGCCCGAATCGTGATCACCGCGAGCGACACCCACTTCGGCGACTTCAGGCACAACATGGGCATGGTGCCCGGCCCGGCCTGGAAGTCCCCGGACGTCCTCGCCCGCACTGGCGCCTTCCCCGAACCGGACACCACGACCGCCGGGCGCACCGCGTACTCGACGAGCAAGCTGGCCGCCCTCTACCTCGTGCACGAGTACGCGCGCCGCCTGCCGGCCGGGATCGACGCCGTCGCCTACAACCCGGGCTTCGTCCCCGGCACCGGCCTCGCCCGCAACGCAGGGCCCGTCTCCCGGTTCGCGATGCGGCGCATCCTGCCGGTGATGACCCTCACGCCGTTCGCCACCCGCCGCAGCGCCGCCGGCCGCTACCTCGCCGACGTCGTCCTGGGCACGACCCAGGCACCGACCGGCTCCTACGTCGACCGCGGCCGTGCGGACCGCTCGTCGCAGGAGTCCTACGACCCGCAGCGCGAGCGTGAACTGTGGGATGCCGCCGAACAGCTCACCGCCGCGTACGCCGCCGGGGCGGATGGGCTCTCAGATGACTTCTGACGAACCCGCACGGTCTCGACCCAATGATCTCGGGGTGCAACGGCCGGAGGCGGACGAGGACACCCCGGCCGTGGCTCGTTCAGCCCAGCACCAGCGGGATCTTCGCGGCCATCGCACCCAACGCGGCTTTCTCGGCGTCCGTCGGCGCGCGACGTCCGGTCCCGACCAGCAGCGCGTCCTTGTCGGAGAACGACGCCGGAATCGGTGCCCCGGCGATCTTTTCCAGCGAGGCGCGGGCCGCCGCGAGGGTCTCGGCCGGCGGCTCGGCGGCCGAGGGGAGGTGCGCGATCAGGTCCAGGTGGTGCAACGTCCATTCCACGACGTACGCGGACAGGTAGTCGCCGACGGTCAGCACTTTGTCCTGCGTACTGACTCGGACGCCAGGGTCGGCGAGTTCGGCGGCACGCCCGGCGGCGGAACCGACGTCGTCGAAATGGAACCTGAGCAGCGCCGGGTCGCCGTACGCGGCGGCCAGCCGGGGGATCAGTGCGTCGAGCGGATCCTCGCCGGTCGGGGGCTCGACAAGGTCCCAGTAGGTGACCGAGTCCGCGGTCGGCTCGGTTTCGGCGGGCGTGACCAGCGTGATCAGGACGTCCTGGGCGTCGATGATCAGGTGGCACACCAGGTCCCGCACGAGCCAGCCGGTACAGCCGGACGGCCGTTCCCAGTCCTGGTCGGAGAGTTCGTCGACCGCTGTCCGCAATGCCGTCCAAGAGCGTGAGAAGAGATCCACTCAGGCACGGTAGGCCGTACCGGGACGGCGGACAAACGCATTTGGACGGCTGACTCCCGTACCCGGGACGGTCGGATCCCGACGCCCGGCAGCCCCTGCACACCGCGCGCCGCGCCCGAGGCGCCCTGACCGTCGACGAAGCGGGTCAGGAACCTCTCGGCGACACATCGTGGCCGCGGCTCGGCCCGGACAGCGCCAAGCGTGAGCACAACTGTGCGTTCGACGCCGCCCGCGCGAAGCATCGCCGCAGGCGGCTACGTACCGGCGGTCATGGCGTCACGGACGAGCGCGGTGTCCACGAACTGCTCGAAATGGACGATGAGTCCGCCGCGGACAGTGAAGTGGTGCGCGACCCGCACGTCGATCTCCTTGCCCGTGGCCTTGTTGGTCGCCGTATAGCGGGCGAGGACGACGACGTTCTCGCCGTCCACGACGTAGGTGTCGTCGTGGGCGGTCCAGTCGTCCCACTCCTGGGCGAGCCGCTCCATGACGTGCGAGGTGACGCCGTCGGGGGTGCGGTAGGTGCCGGCGAGGGGGAAGCCGGCCATCTCGGTCCACTCCACGTCCGGGGCGAGGGTGGCGCGCAGGGCCTTGAGGTCGCCGGCGGCCGAGGCGAGGTACTGGCGGCGTACGACGTCGGCGGGTGCGGGGGAGGTGGCGAAGTCGGTGTTCTCGTACGTCATGCCGGTCAGCCCCACTTCATCTCGCCCTTGGCGACCTTCGCGCCGATCTGGGCGGCGATCCGCATGCCGTTGTCCGGGCAGCGCTTGACCAGGGCATCGGTCAGCGCGGCGCCGTCGGCCGCCTTGGC
The nucleotide sequence above comes from Streptomyces sp. NL15-2K. Encoded proteins:
- a CDS encoding fumarylacetoacetate hydrolase family protein, with amino-acid sequence MKPPQWSLVQYRVDDSETVTVGVGVNGTVVQAPPEIAGLTLMEALGHWDSLAPSLRDWTPAVSEAVAGARLAPPLTYPGKVLCAGANYWDHVAEMGIERPDALGEPFFFLKPPTTTVTGPGDPVPLPGYAGARVDWEAELAVVIGRAGRDIACEQALDHMAGYLAANDISARDRLTSAMPVAEPFAYDWLGHKGQDGFCPLGPGLVPAWQIPDPQNLRIRLSVNGVVKQDSSTAQMMVPIHEVVAAASRLTRLEPGDVILTGTPAGCGVPRGEFLAAGDDVVVEIERIGRLQNKVVAS
- a CDS encoding VOC family protein — protein: MLRVKGLLHYGLQVPSLDAGESFYSAFGLETAERGNAVVIRCDGREQDQTVLMEGPVKRLHHVAFAVEPGSLPAWQRHLEGLGVKLLDAPADVPGGLWLRDHEGNLINLRDEGVAPWRDFGTTDAQDANVGDRRRRVDHARWLDANEKPRPQRLGHMLIFSTDLDASEVFYSRTLGLRLSDRIRGIATFMNSGPGDHHVFGFVPGTHPGLHHSSWMVADIDQIAMGARNMAASGYSKGWGLGRHTLGSNLFHYVQDPWGSWIEYSGDMDCITENWKPNDWDCPPAVWSPDMPADFITNQEEKPF
- a CDS encoding helix-turn-helix transcriptional regulator; this encodes MDSSRSDSRSDFAALLRTWRDRLCPTDAGFTVTDGRRAPGLRREELAQLAGLSVDYVLRLEQSRAKNPSGQVVGALARALQLSRTERDQLYRSAGLLPPQDGTVSTHVPPGIQRLAARLGDVPIGVFTADWTLVWWNTTWSALHGDPALVPTTERNLARALFGNGAAHAAMLDVRSERGQDAFEASIVADLKDAVSRYPADAQLGRLVQELREVSDAFARLWATQTAAIQHTTDRKTIRHPEIGDILLDCDVLIVPGADLRMVTYTAAMGSSDAGNLDLLRVTSGRTATALP
- a CDS encoding IS110 family transposase, which encodes MVDTTAIDLFLGLDLGKEFHHAHGRTEDGRTVHDKRLPNTEPKLLELFTRLVAKFGTVLVIVDQVANIGALPLTVARAAGCRVAYLPGLSMRRAADLHPGEAKTDARDAFVIAETARTMPHTLRAVDRDDEVLAELTMLTGYDNDLAGEVNRATNRLRGLLSQIHPSLERVLGPRLAYPYIQALLQRHGSPARLRKLGRARCEALLKVHGSRKAHHLTAEIFDALAEQTLVVPGTEASALIVPGLAAQLAAAHTQRRQAEQEIAALLEALPLFHLLTSLPGLGVRTTAAVIVAIGDGTGFPTAGHLASYAGLAPATKSSGTSIRGEHAPHRGNRLLKRALFQAAFAAIGCKADPSSRIYYDRQRARGKTHTQAILRLARQRVNVIHAMIRTGALYEARTPNDVDLAA
- a CDS encoding SDR family NAD(P)-dependent oxidoreductase, which gives rise to MQHTIVMTGASRGIGRVAAEHLLCRSPDVHLLVVARGSSGAQLAAELATGGHTVSHVSADLCSLPSVRSAATGIRDRLDKGELPPLRGFVGNAGTQYTNALTETPEGFESTFAVNVLANHLFVRLLQDRFAAPARIVITASDTHFGDFRHNMGMVPGPAWKSPDVLARTGAFPEPDTTTAGRTAYSTSKLAALYLVHEYARRLPAGIDAVAYNPGFVPGTGLARNAGPVSRFAMRRILPVMTLTPFATRRSAAGRYLADVVLGTTQAPTGSYVDRGRADRSSQESYDPQRERELWDAAEQLTAAYAAGADGLSDDF
- a CDS encoding maleylpyruvate isomerase N-terminal domain-containing protein, with the protein product MDLFSRSWTALRTAVDELSDQDWERPSGCTGWLVRDLVCHLIIDAQDVLITLVTPAETEPTADSVTYWDLVEPPTGEDPLDALIPRLAAAYGDPALLRFHFDDVGSAAGRAAELADPGVRVSTQDKVLTVGDYLSAYVVEWTLHHLDLIAHLPSAAEPPAETLAAARASLEKIAGAPIPASFSDKDALLVGTGRRAPTDAEKAALGAMAAKIPLVLG
- a CDS encoding nuclear transport factor 2 family protein is translated as MTYENTDFATSPAPADVVRRQYLASAAGDLKALRATLAPDVEWTEMAGFPLAGTYRTPDGVTSHVMERLAQEWDDWTAHDDTYVVDGENVVVLARYTATNKATGKEIDVRVAHHFTVRGGLIVHFEQFVDTALVRDAMTAGT